A single genomic interval of Spinacia oleracea cultivar Varoflay chromosome 6, BTI_SOV_V1, whole genome shotgun sequence harbors:
- the LOC110780200 gene encoding uncharacterized protein, with the protein MNLKRCPCGRGFCRTAFIRKEKIWCCCVQGLGDCGFMMRITSTWQLPRDWNSNPQSSSAASQSSSAASQSPSAQFLEFQSPSTPFQYPSAQVQSPSGQWHSFTPLATFQSSSAQFQSPSSPLMHTPLAQPQSSPPITQDRYRSPPSQVVLKKKTELLTQSLKVAQSSAAAYLNLIEKFAGCELDDE; encoded by the exons ATGAACTTAAAGCGGTGTCCCTGTGGACGTGGCTTTTGCCGCACCGCCTttataagaaaagaaaaaatttgGTGCTGCTGCGTTCAG GGACTTGGTGATTGCGGATTCATGATGAGGATCACATCAACCTGGCAACTGCCGAGGGATTGGAACTCGAACCCTCAATCTTCCTCGGCAGCGTCTCAATCTTCCTCAGCAGCGTCTCAATCTCCCTCGGCACAATTTCTAGAATTTCAGTCTCCCTCGACACCATTTCAATATCCCTCGGCACAGGTTCAATCTCCCTCGGGACAGTGGCACAGTTTCACTCCTTTGGCTACGTTTCAATCTTCCTCGGCGCAGTTTCAATCTCCTTCCAGCCCTTTGATGCACACTCCCTTGGCTCAGCCTCAGTCCTCTCCTCCCATTACCCAAGATAGGTATCGGTCTCCTCCGAGCCAAGTTGTGCTTAAGAAGAAAACCGAGCTACTTACACAATCTCTCAAAGTAGCTCAATCAAGTGCTGCTGCCTATCTTAATCTTATTGAAAAATTTGCTGGTTGTGAATTGGATGATGAGTAG